The following are encoded in a window of Peromyscus leucopus breed LL Stock chromosome X, UCI_PerLeu_2.1, whole genome shotgun sequence genomic DNA:
- the Tceal1 gene encoding transcription elongation factor A protein-like 1 isoform X1: MSAQVPLIPVLFCLSRHRLSITLWSRRKAESNCLKKKILSMENSCKENEVQPQSTPKTDKEQPPVEQSPENQCSEEEQSSEDLSSEEQSSEEEFFPEELLPELLPEMLLSEDRPPQECLSQKNLFEDRPPMEQPPCGVGKHKLEEGSFKERLARSRPQFRGDIHGRNLSNEEMIQAADELEEMKRVRNKLMIMHWKAKRSRPYPI; the protein is encoded by the exons ATGTCTGCCCAAGTCCCTCTCATCCCAGTCCTTTTTTGCCTGTCCAGACACCGTCTTTCTATTACCCTTTGGTCGAGAAGGAAAGCAGAA AGTAACTGCTTGAAGAAGAAAATTCTCAGTATGGAAAACTcatgcaaagaaaatgaagtacaACCACAGAGCACTCCAAAGACCGACAAAGAGCAGCCTCCGGTGGAGCAGTCTCCTGAAAATCAGTGTTCTGAGGAGGAGCAGTCCTCAGAGGATCTGTCCTCAGAGGAGCAGTCCTCAGAGGAGGAGTTCTTTCCTGAAGAGCTTctgcctgagctgctgccagaGATGCTGCTGTCGGAAGATCGTCCTCCGCAGGAGTGCCTCTCACAGAAGAACCTGTTCGAGGACCGCCCTCCCATGGAGCAACCTCCCTGTGGGGTGGGCAAACACAAGCTAGAGGAGGGAAGTTTCAAAGAAAGGCTGGCCCGTTCCCGCCCTCAATTTAGAGGAGACATCCATGGCAGAAATTTAAGTAATGAAGAAATGATACAGGCAGCTGATGAGTTGGAAGAGATGAAGAGAGTACGAAATAAACTGATGATAATGCATTGGAAGGCAAAACGGAGCCGCCCTTACCCCATTTAA
- the Tceal1 gene encoding transcription elongation factor A protein-like 1 isoform X2, which yields MENSCKENEVQPQSTPKTDKEQPPVEQSPENQCSEEEQSSEDLSSEEQSSEEEFFPEELLPELLPEMLLSEDRPPQECLSQKNLFEDRPPMEQPPCGVGKHKLEEGSFKERLARSRPQFRGDIHGRNLSNEEMIQAADELEEMKRVRNKLMIMHWKAKRSRPYPI from the coding sequence ATGGAAAACTcatgcaaagaaaatgaagtacaACCACAGAGCACTCCAAAGACCGACAAAGAGCAGCCTCCGGTGGAGCAGTCTCCTGAAAATCAGTGTTCTGAGGAGGAGCAGTCCTCAGAGGATCTGTCCTCAGAGGAGCAGTCCTCAGAGGAGGAGTTCTTTCCTGAAGAGCTTctgcctgagctgctgccagaGATGCTGCTGTCGGAAGATCGTCCTCCGCAGGAGTGCCTCTCACAGAAGAACCTGTTCGAGGACCGCCCTCCCATGGAGCAACCTCCCTGTGGGGTGGGCAAACACAAGCTAGAGGAGGGAAGTTTCAAAGAAAGGCTGGCCCGTTCCCGCCCTCAATTTAGAGGAGACATCCATGGCAGAAATTTAAGTAATGAAGAAATGATACAGGCAGCTGATGAGTTGGAAGAGATGAAGAGAGTACGAAATAAACTGATGATAATGCATTGGAAGGCAAAACGGAGCCGCCCTTACCCCATTTAA